The Microbacterium sp. LWO12-1.2 genome includes a window with the following:
- a CDS encoding peptidoglycan-binding protein: protein MSRRLTKVLLPVGVLLVAAAVALAVLQPWSSVAETPDDGKEPVTANAELTTLTSDLRLNGTLSYGASIALPGRGGTITRLPTAGDVIGVGQAIYEVDGKPVIAMRGDRPFWRDLGIGVENGPDVRQLEQALADLGFGKDMTVDDEFTAVTEANVKAWQKSLGVTKDGVVKLGDVVAITAASVRVESVTAKLGDPAGTSPLKYTSTALRVVAKLTDAQAREILPGTPVTVVLPDGAEVPATVTAVDPGGQPTEKEGETTPPTGNVEFDDPAVAEGIGLRAVKVVFAASEVKDALVVPVTALVATTDGGYAVDVLRKKGTVERVAVEVGLIADTRVQIVGGDLAEGDAVVVAR from the coding sequence ATGAGCCGTCGATTGACGAAGGTGCTGCTGCCGGTCGGGGTGCTGCTCGTGGCTGCGGCGGTGGCCCTCGCGGTGCTGCAGCCGTGGAGCTCGGTCGCCGAGACTCCCGATGACGGCAAGGAGCCGGTCACCGCGAATGCCGAGCTCACCACTCTCACGTCGGATCTGCGGCTGAACGGCACGCTGAGCTACGGCGCATCGATCGCTCTGCCGGGTCGTGGCGGCACCATCACCCGCCTGCCGACCGCGGGTGACGTGATCGGCGTCGGGCAGGCGATCTACGAGGTCGACGGCAAGCCGGTGATCGCGATGCGCGGTGACCGCCCGTTCTGGCGCGATCTCGGTATCGGCGTCGAGAACGGACCGGACGTGCGTCAACTGGAACAGGCTCTCGCCGACCTCGGCTTCGGCAAGGACATGACGGTGGACGACGAGTTCACGGCGGTCACGGAAGCCAACGTCAAGGCCTGGCAGAAGTCGCTCGGTGTGACGAAGGACGGCGTCGTGAAGCTGGGCGATGTCGTGGCGATCACCGCGGCATCCGTGCGTGTCGAGTCGGTCACGGCGAAGCTGGGCGATCCGGCGGGGACGAGCCCGCTGAAGTACACCAGTACCGCTCTGCGTGTGGTGGCCAAGCTCACCGACGCGCAGGCGCGGGAGATCCTGCCGGGAACGCCCGTGACGGTCGTGCTGCCGGACGGTGCAGAGGTGCCGGCGACCGTGACGGCCGTCGACCCCGGCGGACAGCCGACCGAGAAGGAGGGCGAGACCACGCCTCCAACCGGGAACGTGGAGTTCGATGACCCCGCTGTCGCGGAGGGCATCGGGCTGCGCGCCGTGAAGGTCGTGTTCGCGGCGTCCGAGGTGAAGGACGCGCTGGTCGTGCCGGTGACGGCGCTCGTGGCGACCACCGATGGCGGCTACGCGGTCGATGTGCTCCGCAAGAAGGGCACGGTCGAGCGCGTGGCGGTCGAGGTCGGCCTGATCGCTGACACGCGCGTGCAGATCGTCGGCGGCGACCTCGCCGAGGGCGATGCCGTGGTGGTGGCACGATGA
- a CDS encoding ABC transporter ATP-binding protein — translation MTSDTVVELVDVVKEYPGSPPLRVLHGMSLAIGSGELVAVVGASGSGKSTMLSIMGTLDDPTSGTVLIDGTDAAALAERERAVLRARRIGFVFQQFFLLPALSAVDNVALGLLYSGVPAAERSARAAAALERVGLAARMKHRPGQLSGGEQQRVAIARAIVGAPSVLFADEPTGALDSTTGERILELLTSIADAGTAVVIITHDPHIAERTQRQVSIHDGRIVSDTGSCEREEVAA, via the coding sequence ATGACGTCGGACACGGTGGTCGAGCTGGTCGACGTGGTCAAGGAGTACCCGGGCAGTCCGCCGCTGCGGGTGCTGCACGGCATGAGCCTCGCGATCGGGAGCGGCGAGCTGGTGGCGGTCGTCGGAGCATCCGGATCGGGCAAGAGCACGATGCTCTCGATCATGGGCACCCTCGACGACCCCACCAGCGGCACGGTGCTGATCGACGGGACGGATGCCGCGGCGCTCGCCGAACGCGAGCGCGCCGTGTTGCGCGCTCGCCGCATCGGGTTCGTGTTCCAGCAGTTCTTCCTGCTGCCGGCGCTCAGCGCGGTCGACAACGTCGCGCTCGGGCTCCTCTATTCGGGGGTGCCGGCGGCGGAGCGGTCGGCGCGGGCGGCGGCTGCCCTGGAACGGGTCGGTCTCGCCGCTCGGATGAAGCACCGACCGGGTCAGCTCTCCGGTGGCGAGCAGCAGCGGGTGGCGATCGCGCGGGCGATCGTCGGTGCCCCGTCGGTGCTGTTCGCCGATGAACCGACGGGGGCGCTCGACTCGACGACGGGCGAGCGCATCCTCGAACTGCTCACCTCGATCGCCGATGCGGGCACCGCGGTCGTGATCATCACGCATGACCCGCACATCGCGGAGCGCACGCAGCGGCAGGTCAGCATCCATGACGGACGCATCGTGAGCGACACCGGTTCGTGCGAGAGGGAAGAGGTCGCGGCATGA
- a CDS encoding ABC transporter permease, translated as MRRRGERLPRLTVADSIRTALIGPRSRKMRTALSALGVAVGIAALTAITGIAASNQAELLAKLDALGANMIVVQPGYGPDNKPVALPETAAGMIERVAGVEQVGVLEKVPDGIGVYRNDLMPKSQGNGLTAYAASPDFLSSVEGSVAQGSWFDETDRSLPVTVLGSAAAARMGITEPGVRVWIGEQWYTVIGILDSAGLAESIDASAFLGDRWAAEHVSAQDDDTIASIYVRMSDGGTGEKVRDAIARAANPSSPYVQVTGLGDLAGARDTADDSLSGLAVGLAAIALLVGGIGIANTMVVAVLERRGEIGLRRALGARSGQIAGQFVAEAIVLGGLGGIAGVICGALGVVAYASIQGQAVTIPVVVLVGGPVVALVVGVIAGLYPAISAARLSPTAALRTV; from the coding sequence ATGAGACGCAGAGGAGAGCGGCTGCCGCGGCTCACGGTCGCTGACAGCATCCGCACCGCGCTGATCGGACCGCGCAGTCGCAAGATGCGCACGGCGCTGTCGGCACTCGGTGTCGCGGTGGGCATCGCTGCGCTCACGGCCATCACCGGTATCGCCGCCTCCAACCAGGCGGAGCTGCTGGCGAAGCTCGACGCGCTCGGAGCGAACATGATCGTCGTGCAACCCGGATACGGGCCCGACAACAAACCGGTCGCCCTGCCAGAGACGGCCGCGGGGATGATCGAGCGCGTGGCGGGAGTGGAACAGGTCGGCGTGCTCGAGAAGGTGCCGGACGGCATCGGCGTGTACCGCAACGACCTCATGCCGAAGAGCCAGGGCAACGGGCTGACCGCGTATGCGGCGAGTCCCGACTTCCTGTCGTCGGTCGAAGGGTCGGTCGCGCAGGGTTCCTGGTTCGACGAGACCGACCGCTCGCTGCCGGTGACCGTGCTCGGTTCCGCCGCCGCCGCGCGGATGGGCATCACGGAACCGGGCGTGCGGGTGTGGATCGGCGAGCAGTGGTACACGGTGATCGGCATCCTCGATTCGGCCGGCCTCGCCGAGTCGATCGACGCGAGTGCGTTCCTCGGCGACCGCTGGGCGGCGGAGCACGTGTCGGCGCAGGACGATGACACGATCGCCTCGATCTACGTGCGAATGTCCGACGGCGGCACGGGCGAGAAGGTGCGCGACGCGATCGCCCGTGCGGCGAACCCGTCGTCGCCGTACGTGCAGGTGACCGGACTCGGCGACCTCGCCGGTGCGCGGGACACCGCGGACGACTCACTGTCCGGCCTCGCGGTCGGTCTCGCGGCGATCGCTCTGCTGGTCGGAGGGATCGGCATCGCGAACACCATGGTGGTGGCGGTGCTGGAGCGGCGCGGTGAGATCGGACTCCGGAGGGCGCTCGGTGCGCGTTCGGGACAGATCGCCGGTCAGTTCGTGGCGGAGGCGATCGTGCTCGGTGGGCTGGGGGGCATCGCCGGGGTGATCTGCGGGGCGCTCGGCGTCGTCGCCTACGCCTCGATCCAGGGGCAGGCGGTGACGATCCCGGTGGTGGTGCTCGTCGGCGGCCCGGTCGTGGCACTGGTCGTCGGTGTGATCGCCGGGCTGTATCCCGCGATCAGTGCGGCGCGGCTCTCTCCGACGGCGGCACTGCGGACGGTCTGA
- a CDS encoding ABC transporter permease has protein sequence MSTHFVADTATLTGRSMRHIFRSPDTIITTAVTPIALMLLFVYVFGGALQQSAGTENYVNYLLPGILLIAVASGIAYTAFRLFNDLQSGLFERFHSMPIARSSVLWAHVLTSLTANGITLAIIFGVGFLMGFRTGASPLAWLGVIGILLLFTLALTWLAIIAGLSAKTIDGATAFSYPLIFLPFISSAFVPTDTMPGPVRWFAENQPVTSIVDTIQALFAGKPVGTEIWVALAWCVGILMVAYVFAIIAYRKKVR, from the coding sequence ATGAGCACGCACTTCGTCGCCGATACCGCGACGCTCACCGGCCGCTCCATGCGGCACATCTTCCGCAGCCCCGACACCATCATCACCACGGCGGTCACCCCGATCGCGCTGATGCTGCTGTTCGTGTACGTCTTCGGCGGTGCCCTCCAGCAGAGCGCCGGCACCGAGAACTACGTGAACTACCTGCTGCCGGGCATCCTGCTGATCGCTGTGGCATCCGGCATCGCCTACACGGCGTTCCGGTTGTTCAACGATCTGCAGAGCGGCCTGTTCGAGCGCTTCCACTCCATGCCGATCGCGCGATCGAGCGTGCTGTGGGCTCACGTGCTCACGTCGTTGACGGCGAACGGCATCACGCTCGCGATCATCTTCGGCGTCGGGTTCCTGATGGGATTCCGCACCGGCGCGAGCCCCCTGGCCTGGCTCGGTGTGATCGGCATCCTGCTGCTGTTCACCCTCGCCCTCACCTGGCTGGCGATCATCGCCGGTCTCAGCGCGAAGACGATCGACGGCGCGACCGCGTTCTCCTACCCGCTCATCTTCCTGCCGTTCATCAGCTCGGCGTTCGTGCCCACCGACACGATGCCCGGTCCGGTGCGCTGGTTCGCGGAGAACCAGCCGGTGACATCGATCGTCGACACGATCCAGGCGCTCTTCGCCGGCAAGCCGGTCGGCACCGAGATCTGGGTCGCACTGGCCTGGTGTGTCGGCATCCTCATGGTCGCCTACGTGTTCGCGATCATCGCCTACCGGAAGAAGGTCAGATGA
- a CDS encoding ABC transporter ATP-binding protein: MTAAITVRGVEKSYKDLHVLRGVDFEVAPGSIFALLGSNGAGKTTVVRILSTLLKADAGTATVQGVDVAADPLGVRERISLTGQFAAVDEILTGRENLVLVARLRHLADPGAIADDLLATFRLTDAGSRKVGTYSGGMRRRLDIAMSLVGHPEVIYLDEPTTGLDPEARLEVWQVVKELANTGTTVLLTTQYLDEAEHLADRIAILHEGRIIANGTLAELKKLLPAAKVEYVEKQPTLEEIFLTLVGTKAAGPSAGSGNQGWVAEPVEAPQAQNQKGTAA; this comes from the coding sequence ATGACCGCAGCCATCACCGTGCGGGGCGTCGAGAAGTCCTACAAGGATCTGCACGTGCTCCGCGGCGTCGACTTCGAGGTCGCGCCGGGCAGCATCTTCGCCCTGCTCGGCTCCAACGGCGCCGGCAAGACCACGGTCGTGCGCATCCTGTCGACGCTCCTGAAAGCGGATGCCGGCACGGCGACCGTGCAGGGCGTCGATGTGGCCGCCGACCCCCTCGGGGTGCGGGAGCGGATCAGCCTCACCGGGCAGTTCGCCGCGGTCGACGAGATCCTCACCGGACGCGAGAACCTGGTGCTGGTCGCCCGGCTCCGCCACCTCGCCGACCCCGGCGCGATCGCCGACGACCTGCTGGCGACGTTCCGCCTCACGGATGCCGGATCACGCAAGGTCGGCACCTACTCCGGAGGCATGCGGCGTCGGCTCGACATCGCGATGAGCCTGGTCGGACACCCCGAGGTCATCTACCTCGACGAGCCGACCACGGGCCTCGACCCCGAGGCCCGCCTCGAGGTGTGGCAGGTCGTGAAGGAGCTCGCGAACACCGGCACCACGGTGCTCCTCACCACGCAGTATCTCGACGAGGCGGAGCACCTGGCCGACCGCATCGCGATCCTGCACGAGGGACGCATCATCGCCAACGGCACGCTCGCCGAGCTCAAGAAGCTGCTGCCCGCCGCCAAGGTCGAGTACGTCGAGAAGCAGCCGACACTCGAGGAGATCTTCCTCACCCTCGTCGGTACCAAGGCCGCAGGCCCTTCGGCAGGCTCAGGGAACCAGGGCTGGGTCGCTGAGCCTGTCGAAGCGCCCCAGGCCCAGAACCAGAAAGGAACAGCAGCATGA
- a CDS encoding DUF1048 domain-containing protein — protein sequence MAAKWIEAVTGSLEQKKQYKQAKARLDALPEPYRATADAFHRYFMYYGGITEGDTLVQMIVDYADLWERAAIDGTPISAIVGDDPVEFAENFARAYSGKQWIDKERARLIKAVDEATKTEKES from the coding sequence ATGGCCGCGAAATGGATCGAAGCCGTCACCGGATCACTCGAGCAGAAGAAGCAGTACAAGCAGGCCAAGGCCCGCCTCGACGCTCTGCCCGAGCCGTACCGCGCGACGGCGGATGCCTTCCACCGGTACTTCATGTACTACGGAGGCATCACCGAGGGCGACACCCTTGTGCAGATGATCGTCGACTACGCCGACCTGTGGGAGCGCGCCGCGATCGACGGCACCCCGATCAGCGCGATCGTCGGAGACGACCCCGTCGAGTTCGCCGAGAACTTCGCCAGGGCGTACAGCGGAAAGCAGTGGATCGACAAGGAGCGCGCACGCCTCATCAAGGCTGTCGACGAGGCCACGAAGACGGAGAAGGAATCATGA
- a CDS encoding PadR family transcriptional regulator gives MGKQMTEMLKGTLEGIVLALLAEQPAYGYDITARLRDHGFTDTAEGTVYALLVRIEQRGLVDVEKVPSEKGPPRKVYTLNAQGTHELAEFWKTWNVLAQRIEELNTTHTAQKEN, from the coding sequence ATGGGCAAGCAGATGACCGAGATGCTCAAAGGCACGCTGGAGGGCATCGTCCTCGCCCTCCTCGCCGAGCAGCCGGCCTACGGATACGACATCACCGCACGCCTGCGCGACCACGGCTTCACCGACACCGCCGAAGGCACGGTCTACGCCCTGCTGGTGCGGATCGAGCAGCGCGGTCTCGTCGACGTCGAGAAGGTGCCGAGCGAGAAGGGCCCGCCCCGCAAGGTGTACACCCTCAACGCGCAGGGCACCCACGAGCTCGCGGAGTTCTGGAAGACCTGGAACGTCCTCGCGCAGCGCATCGAAGAACTGAACACCACACACACCGCCCAGAAGGAGAACTGA
- a CDS encoding FUSC family protein gives MASAVAWSWRNALHGVALAAPAGIASFSDPSAGLALAVGVLPAAALGLASSRRQRAMALVVGAIAAAAVLLGAVVSGIPVLAVAVIFVLCIGVAALAADHSRRLAAPVMLLGLPLIGVGLSFPSVSAALAAAALLLAGSLYGFVVSLLWPDGVALARPARPDTTRSAMLVYGIQIGLAGAVAAAVGFALGVDHPGWACAAALLVSRPQHLALVSRGWGRALSVIVGALVACGIAAIAPGTAVLALLLIVVLAVGTGTAGSRWYVFPFFSTFIVLSMLLLEDTATPAHWFVERVGMTLLGVALALAAAAIVPWLARPLLAPGQGGGSGSGPG, from the coding sequence ATGGCGTCTGCAGTCGCGTGGTCATGGAGGAACGCCCTGCACGGGGTGGCCCTCGCCGCCCCCGCGGGCATCGCCTCGTTCAGCGACCCGTCGGCCGGACTGGCTCTCGCCGTCGGCGTGCTCCCCGCCGCCGCGCTCGGTCTGGCGAGCAGCCGTCGGCAGCGGGCGATGGCGCTGGTGGTCGGTGCCATCGCGGCCGCGGCCGTGCTGCTCGGCGCCGTGGTCTCCGGCATCCCCGTGCTCGCCGTGGCGGTGATCTTCGTGCTGTGCATCGGGGTCGCCGCGCTCGCCGCCGATCACTCCCGACGTCTCGCCGCACCGGTGATGCTGCTCGGGCTCCCGCTCATCGGAGTGGGCCTCTCGTTCCCCTCGGTGTCGGCGGCGCTCGCCGCAGCGGCACTGCTCCTGGCCGGTTCGCTCTACGGCTTCGTGGTCTCATTGCTCTGGCCGGACGGGGTCGCGCTCGCGCGTCCGGCCCGCCCCGACACCACACGCTCGGCGATGCTTGTCTACGGCATCCAGATCGGACTGGCCGGTGCGGTCGCGGCCGCCGTCGGCTTCGCGCTCGGCGTGGATCACCCCGGCTGGGCGTGCGCTGCCGCACTCCTTGTCAGCCGTCCGCAGCACCTCGCGCTCGTCAGCCGTGGGTGGGGGCGCGCGCTCTCGGTGATCGTGGGAGCGCTGGTCGCGTGCGGTATCGCCGCGATCGCTCCGGGAACCGCTGTTCTCGCGCTGCTGCTGATCGTCGTCCTGGCCGTCGGCACCGGCACCGCAGGCAGTCGCTGGTACGTCTTCCCGTTCTTCTCGACCTTCATCGTGCTCTCGATGCTGCTCCTCGAGGACACCGCGACGCCCGCGCACTGGTTCGTGGAGCGCGTCGGGATGACGCTGCTCGGAGTCGCCCTCGCGCTCGCTGCGGCGGCGATCGTGCCGTGGCTCGCGCGGCCGCTCCTCGCGCCGGGACAGGGCGGTGGGTCGGGGTCGGGTCCGGGATGA
- a CDS encoding anaerobic C4-dicarboxylate transporter family protein: MNDNVWILIAQLIVVILAIYMGTRTSGIGLGVWGLVGVAVLIFVFGEAPGNAPVDTVFIVITVITAASTMQAAGGIDWMVSVAAKVIRRKPKSVVFLAPAMSFLFTVGAGTGNIFYPLLPVIYDVSYQQKIRPERALSVSAVASQVGILCSPVSAATASMVVLLAPQGVDLGGLLLIMWPASIAGLFVAALVMMRHGKDLEDDPEFQRRLADKQIQPPVVDAHETKLPRTAVLSAALFLIGVGVIVLFGLFQGLRPVIGTDDAGDPVRLSVTVIIEVVMGVIAALIFVFCKVKAADVPKQPTFPAGLVGAIALFGIAWLANTFVAANQTLIVDGLGSVVSGSSAFLGALLFALALFAVAMLTTSQSSATNAIVPIGITIGLPAPLLVGLWPSTMGIYTLPANGSQVATVAFDQTGTTKMGKFVFDHSFQLPNLVYVGVAIIVGVTLSFLFS; encoded by the coding sequence GTGAACGACAACGTGTGGATCCTGATCGCCCAGCTGATCGTCGTCATCCTCGCGATCTACATGGGCACCCGCACCAGCGGGATCGGGCTGGGCGTCTGGGGACTCGTCGGTGTCGCCGTCCTCATCTTCGTGTTCGGCGAGGCGCCGGGCAATGCTCCGGTGGATACGGTCTTCATCGTCATCACCGTCATCACCGCGGCATCGACCATGCAGGCCGCCGGCGGCATCGACTGGATGGTCTCGGTCGCGGCCAAGGTCATCAGACGCAAGCCGAAGTCCGTCGTGTTCCTCGCCCCCGCGATGTCGTTCCTCTTCACGGTCGGTGCCGGCACGGGCAACATCTTCTATCCGCTGCTCCCCGTCATCTACGACGTCTCGTACCAGCAGAAGATCCGTCCGGAGCGAGCGCTGTCGGTCTCGGCCGTCGCCTCGCAGGTCGGCATCCTGTGCTCTCCGGTGTCGGCGGCCACGGCCTCGATGGTCGTATTGCTCGCACCGCAGGGCGTCGACCTCGGCGGACTGCTGCTGATCATGTGGCCGGCATCCATCGCTGGGCTCTTCGTCGCCGCGCTCGTCATGATGCGGCACGGCAAGGACCTCGAGGACGACCCCGAGTTCCAGCGCCGCCTGGCCGACAAGCAGATCCAGCCACCGGTCGTGGATGCGCACGAGACCAAGCTCCCTCGCACCGCGGTGCTCTCGGCCGCGCTGTTCCTGATCGGCGTCGGCGTCATCGTGCTGTTCGGCCTCTTCCAGGGACTGCGCCCGGTCATCGGGACGGATGACGCCGGCGACCCCGTGCGCCTCAGCGTCACCGTGATCATCGAGGTGGTCATGGGTGTGATCGCGGCCCTGATCTTCGTGTTCTGCAAGGTCAAGGCCGCCGACGTGCCGAAGCAGCCGACGTTCCCCGCCGGACTCGTCGGTGCCATCGCCCTGTTCGGTATCGCCTGGCTCGCGAACACCTTCGTCGCGGCGAACCAGACCCTGATCGTCGACGGCCTCGGCTCGGTGGTCTCCGGATCCTCGGCGTTCCTCGGCGCACTGCTGTTCGCGCTCGCCCTGTTCGCCGTCGCGATGCTCACGACCAGCCAATCGAGCGCGACCAACGCGATTGTGCCGATCGGCATCACGATCGGTCTGCCCGCACCGCTCCTCGTCGGTCTGTGGCCGTCGACCATGGGCATATACACGCTGCCCGCCAACGGCAGTCAGGTCGCGACCGTCGCCTTCGACCAGACCGGGACGACGAAGATGGGCAAGTTCGTCTTCGACCACTCGTTCCAGTTGCCGAACCTCGTCTACGTGGGTGTGGCGATCATCGTCGGAGTGACGCTCTCGTTCCTGTTCTCCTGA
- a CDS encoding peptidase E — protein MSHVVATGAGKAMMERRNDPTHDYILGLTRKKRPRVLFVGTATGDDAAYIVSFYSTYDSDRCAPHHLPLFHRAVDDLAGFVKGFDVIHVGGGNTANMLDVWKRQGLDEIMREMWEDPASNVVFTGGSAGGICWFEGGTTDSYGPTLQVLPEGLGFLHGSFCPHYDAEDQRRPLFHDSLLKGELATGYAVGNLQSLHFENSEFVTAISPVENPLALRVEAIGGRIVETELATEILVGSAPITKGPSS, from the coding sequence ATGTCTCATGTGGTGGCAACCGGAGCAGGCAAGGCGATGATGGAGCGTCGGAACGATCCGACGCACGACTACATCCTCGGACTCACGAGGAAGAAGAGACCTCGAGTCCTCTTCGTCGGAACCGCGACCGGAGACGACGCCGCGTACATCGTGAGCTTCTACTCCACGTACGACTCCGACCGATGCGCACCACACCATCTGCCGCTGTTCCACCGCGCGGTCGACGACCTCGCCGGGTTCGTGAAGGGCTTCGACGTGATCCACGTCGGCGGCGGCAACACCGCCAACATGCTCGACGTGTGGAAGCGACAGGGTCTCGACGAGATCATGCGCGAGATGTGGGAGGACCCGGCCTCGAACGTCGTCTTCACGGGCGGCAGCGCCGGCGGTATCTGCTGGTTCGAGGGCGGCACCACCGACAGCTACGGTCCGACCCTTCAGGTGCTCCCCGAAGGACTGGGTTTCCTGCACGGCAGCTTCTGCCCGCACTACGACGCGGAGGACCAGCGGCGCCCTCTGTTCCACGACTCGCTCCTGAAGGGCGAGCTCGCCACGGGCTACGCGGTCGGCAATCTGCAGTCGCTGCATTTCGAGAACTCCGAGTTCGTGACCGCGATCAGTCCGGTCGAGAATCCTCTGGCACTGCGGGTCGAGGCCATCGGCGGCCGGATCGTCGAGACCGAGCTCGCCACCGAGATCCTCGTCGGGTCGGCCCCGATCACGAAGGGGCCGTCGTCGTGA